The Herpetosiphonaceae bacterium DNA window CCGGCCAGCATTCGGCTCAGCACGATGGAAGATGAGCTCTTACATGCGACCCAGCGCGAGCTGGTGCTGAAATCCTTGCTCGCGCCGGTAGCGCCGCGCTACGACGTGGTGTTGATCGACACGCCACCGGCCAACAACCATCTGGTGCGCGCTGCGTTGGTCGCCGCGCATCAGGTCATTTTGCCAATGGAGGCCGACTCGGTCAGCCTCGAGTCTCTGGCGCTCACCCTCGCGAACATTCGCCGCATGCGCCGACCGGGTCTTAATCCGAATCTGCGCATCGCCGGCGTGCTCCTGACACGGGTGCAGGCCCAGACGAACTTCCACCGCGAAGTGCTGGACGTGCTGCAAAGCGATTTTGGCGACCAGGCGCGTCTCTTCACGACGCAGATCAAAAACTCGGTGCGCATCCGCGAAAGCCTGGCCGCGCACCAGAGCATTCTGACCTACGAGCCCAAGGGACCCGGCGCGACCGCCTACCGGGCACTTGCGGAGGAGGTGTTGCATGAGCTCGGGGAATAAGCGCCGCTTTTTTAACCGCGATGCTGCGCCGGTGGTCGCAACGGATGATGATTTCGATGCGGTGTTTGGCCCGATGACCGAACGGACGACGAGTGCCCCCCAGGAAATTCCCATCGAGCGCATTCGCACGAATCCCTTTCAGGCCCGGATGAAGTTCAAAGACATCGACGAGCTCGCCGACTCCATGCGGACGCACGGGTTTACGAGTCGGCTCCGGGTCCGGCGCGATCCTGCCCAGCCGCAGTTCTTCCAGCTCGTCTACGGCGAGCGCCGCCTGCGCGCGGCCCATGTCGCCGGCATCAAGGTCATTCCCTGTGATGTCGCAGACTATAGCGATCAGCAGATGCGCGAGATTGGGCTGACCGAAAATCTGCAGCGCAGTGACCTGGAGCCGCTGGAGGAGGCGCGGGCGTTTCGGGTGGCGATCGACGCGGGCGGGTATTCGATCCGTACCCTTGCCGCGCAGATCGGCAAAAGTAAAGGGTATGTGCAGAGCCGCCTCGATCTCCTCCGCGCGCCCGACGACGTGCAGCAGATGGTGGATACACATCCCGAAACGTTTACCGCCGCCTTATTGATCGGTCAACTGCCGACGGCTGAGCAGCGTCGGCCCCTGATCGAGAGTGTGATCAAAGGTGATCTGGACAAGGAGTCGGTGCGCGGTATTGTCCGTGATGTCGCCGCAACTGGGGTGGTGCCGAGGCGCGCGCAGCCGCCGAGACAGGATGCGGGGGAAGCGAGATGGGACGACCCGGCGGCGATGCCAGTGTCCGAGCGTCAGGTTCAGGGACAGGCTGCCGGTCATGACCGGCGTGGTCGAGCGGTGGGCGAGCAGAAGCGATTGACACGTCACAGCGAGCGTGCCTTTGAACGCGCGACGCACATGTTGCGCGCGATGACGACGCACTTGCACGACGCGCTGCCCGCTCTGCAAGCGGCAGAGCGGGCAGCGCTGCTTGACTTTATCGTGCAGCAGCACTTTCAGGAGTTGGAGGTGATCATCAATCAGCTCCGCAGCTCCACCGACGAGTAGACTGTACTTCTGACGTACAGTTGACATAAAACGGTCGCTCTTTAGAGGGCGACCGTTTGCGTAGACCCAGACATCGGGAGCAGGTACATATCCAGGCAATCGCGTGGATCTGATCCAGCCGAGAGAGTGCAACATGCGACAAATTATTGTGTGTGCCTGCGCCGATCGCGGCTGAAGGTGTACTTCTGACGTACAGTTGACATAACGATTGATCTGCGGTATACCTCGCTCCCGTGCCGAAAGAGTCTCTGACCGCAGGCCCCTGCCACCTGTTGATGTGATACATGTGCGGCTGTACATCGCTTCCTGCCGGTGCGTATCTCACCTGTACGCAGTGCGCACGCAGGGGCGCGCGCAGAATGACCGTCGATGCGCGGAGGTCCGCTAAAGGTGTACTTCTGACGTACAGTTGACATAATAACATTTCTCTCAGCGCAGCGTACCGGCTTTCCCGCCTTGCGATCCGCGAACAGCGCTGGTACGCCTCGTCGACGCGGGCGACGATTGCGCTCATGGTGTCGGCGGGCACGTCCGCCAAAGGAGCAGGTCGCGCCAGAAGTAACAGCAGGGCCGGAATGTAGCTCCAAGTCGCGGTGAGCGGTCACCAGGGTTCGGGTCGGAGGCACTTTCATTTAAGGTGATTGGCGTGCCTTCGCTGCTGGAGTACGGCCCACCGGCATTCACGGTCGGCGCATCGTCGCAGCCTTCGTCGATCGGACCATTCAGGTTATCGTCCCGCTGGCAGGAGACGCCCTGGACGAGCGTGGCGAGAATCAGATGTGCCTCCATGAGTCGCAGTGGTTGCCGATGCAGCGCTGAGTCGACGAGGCGACTGGGGGGTCGTGGGGGTGAGCACAAGACGCCGTAGTCCGTGGCCCATTTCCGTATGTCTTGGGCGATAGACCGAGGATACGGACTTATTCCGTATCCGCATGTGAGGGATGGACGCGAAACGTGCCGTCCTCCTGCACTTCTAACCATCCATGCTCATGCAGGAACAGCGTGATAAGCTGCGCTTGATCCAGCCGTCCTTCAACAATCGCGTTCCACAAGTACAGCACATCTTCAATACGAACAATTAGCACCTTTTCGGCAGCCGCTAACTCATAGTCCTGGCGATCGATCGGGCGGAGTTTTTCTTTCCACGACCTTGCGTTTGTCTGTGCATTCACAACCAGCAGTGCGGGAAAATCCGGATCAAGATGATACGATTCTCGATGACTGTAGAGGGCATCGATCCCACCTTTCTTAAATTCACCGGCATAGGTCCTTGTTTCCACAAGAGCCAATTTTTCTGATTGTGCATTCGTGATCCAAAAATCTTCGGGATAGTGTGCGTCTCGATAGATCGCGATGCCAAGATGGGAGGCAAAAAACCTTGGCACGGCTACTTCAAACGGGTACTCGCTGAGAAATGGGAGAACATTTGCATCGTGATACGTCTCAAGCAATCCTTGAAGCTCCGTAGCCTTTGATCGTACTGCGTGGAGTTCACGATGCAGGCGTGCCTCTTGTTCAAACCGTGGTGGCCCAGCCCACGCTGGCCGTTCAGCGTCGTTGTGGCGCCGCCGTCTTGGGTGACGTGTACCCGCCTCGGCCATCGCGGCTCGGTGATTATAACCAGCGTTAAGAAGAGTCAATCACATTCTCGCGAAAGAATCATAGCATCCGTGGCAACCGTGCCACCATACCGTTCGGTCGAGCGCCTCTGTATTGGCTGATCCAGGCACCTATACCGATCTGCTGGATGGGCACGGCAGCAGTGTGGCGGCTGTGACCGCCTGGAGCTGGAAAAACCCCTCCCCTTGACAAGCGGTGTATATTGAATTTGAATGTTTTCTTATGTAGCTGTGTGGTATTGAAAAGAGGCACGCATAATCATAGCAGAGGGTAATACAGGCTATAACGTATTTACAGATCATCCTACCATCACCTTCTACCACCACTCCATACAAAGCCTCATTATCCCCGTTTCTATGTATTTTATTGATAGGACGTACCTAATCCTATTGTTGAATACAAGAATCTTCTGCGCTTGCTAACTTAAAGTACATAATATGAGACATCACTACATACATAATCCAATGAACCGTTCCACAGGGTGTGGTAATAATTCATAGCAGCTCACGCATACGGAAAAACACGAAACATGAAAGGAGTTGATCGCTACCGACACAGAGAACAATGTGAGGACTATGAAGCAGTTGTGCCTGTTCTCATTCGCCACCATCTCCGAAGGTTCAGTAATAGGAGGTCATGATGCCACGCAATAAGTTCAAGGTGGATGATGTTATCGATACTGCTAAGAATGTTTCTAAAAAGGTGCAGTATCCGATCAACAGCTTCGACGACATTGTAAAAGCATTAGGTGGAGACAACAGCACCATCGATTTTGAAGGCCAGGGGCACAAAATCGGTCACGTGCGCAAGCTGATCCCATCGGACTACTTCCCGATCGAGTCAGAAGAAGATCTGATCGCGAAGATTGCGCACCTGCGCGGTCAAGGCGGAGACGCCGATACCGACGACGTTAAGTATACCGATCCCGTCGCCAGTCCCCCCGACAACGCAGGCAATCCAAACATTCCCCAAAATGAAATCCCGAAAGGACGGGGTGTTCCAGCCGTCAAAGGGTGGAAGACGAAATAGCCCCTCCGAGGTCCTGAGCACGCTCAGGCTGAACCGTGCGCTGGTTATTGCCGATCAGCGCATCGTGTTGAGCCGCTCGTGAGGTGCATGCTGGCGCTCCTGTTATCAGCTCGATCGTATGTTCCTGGAGGCCGCTACGGTGATGGAGCCAGAAACGACAGCAACTCCACGTGACGAGATCGTTGAGATTGTGCGTGAGTTGCAGCTCACGTACCCAATCGAAACCCTGGATGAATTTGTCTCACAGATCAGCGGATCGCGTGAGGCGATCGTCTTTCGGGGCGTGGCATACGATGCCGAATTTGCCTCGCGCCTGCTCCCCACCTTCTACCTTCCCATTGCGTCAGAGCAGGACCTGGTAGAGAAAGCATACGAGCTCCTGATCGCACGTGGCCTCGCACCCGTGAGTCAGCCATGAGCGCTTCTCAATTCCAGCAGATTACGCAGATCGTCGACGTGATCGAGCGCCGCCTTCAGGAGCAGCCAACCGAAGGTGTCCTCAGCCAGGAGTTGGTGGAGGCGCTGGATGTCGTCAACCATGCCCTGTGCTTTACCAAACATCCGCATGGTCTGGAGCTGTGGCGCGAGGCACTGTGGCAACACCGGCTGGCCGACGATGCGCGTCAGGCGATGATTCAGATGTTTGAACATCTGACGGCTGCGATAGCCCGAGGGGAGACTCATGCAGTTGCCGATATTTGCGATTGCCTCGACGTCTTTATCCATCCCTCATCCCATCATTCGCTTGATTCCGAGTCAGGCACGCCTGTACCAGAGCCGACCAACCACGTCGCGTTTGAACACTGCCGACAAAGAAGGGGCTGATGCTCGCAACCGGACAACACAATTCGACGGCAGACGGCGATGCCAGATGTATTCCAGCGCCAACGCCGGAAACCCAGGCATTCCTTGACGAGCGGGAGCAAGCGGTTGACCTTCAGTGGCTTCAGCTTGAGCGTGGCATGCGTGTGCTCGACCTGGGCTGTGGCACGGGTGGCATTACGCGCCAGATCGCGCGCGCCGTGCAGCCGGCCCGGGTGCTTGGGATCGATGCATCGCCCGCGCAGTTAGGCTTCGCCGTACGGCACGCTATCGCGGACGGCGTCGCGAACGTGGACTTTGTGTGCGACGATGCGTGCCATCCACAATTGCCCCCCGAATCGTTCGATGTTGTCGTGTGCCACACGCTCCTCATGTACCTGGATACTCCTGCTGCGGCGCTCGCCCGGCAGCGCCAGCTGGTAGTGCCCGGAGGGATGGTGGCGGCACTGTCTGAGGGTGATTGGGGAACGGTCGCGATCTACCCACCATCCGAGCATCTTCAGCAGTGCATCGACGTGCTCTGCAACCATATTCGGCGCAGCGGCGGTGATCCCGAAATTGGCCGCAAGCTGCCCCGTCTCTTTCGCGCCGCAGGATTTCAGCACGTTGAGGTTGCCGAGGCGGCACCTCATGCCACCGTGCTATCCGGGAGGGACCTGGCGCACGGCACGTGGCTGGCACCATTGCTCGGTGTCCTCACGGCTGCTGCGCGGCACGGCCTGATCGCGCCTGATGCGATCGATGAGGTTACTGCCGGCGTCACGCAATGGTGCCAGCAGCCCGATTCGCTCGTGATCTTGCCGTGTACGGTGAAGGCCAGAGCCTGGCGTTAATGTTGGAGCACGGTGTGCATACGTGGGAGGAGTACGCGGTGTCTGCGTATGAGGATCAGGCCGATCAGCCCTCGGAACAACGGGCCGTGACGGAGCGTAGCGCGCCGGATCGTCAGGCTTCAACGCTCATGGCATACCGCCTCACGCCGACGGACTCGATGCGTCTTGCTCCGGCCACCGCTGCCCGCGCATGGATGGACAACACCGCAGATCGTTTTGCACATCGTTGTTTACCGCTGCGCATCGCGAATCAGCACGGCTGGGTGATCCTCAACAGCCATGCTGTGCGCGTGACCTGGACCGGGGACGACCATATCTCGGGTGTCCGCGTCGAGTACCTGAGCGGCGCAGCACCATATCCCATAGCCAGCCATTTCGGACATGGTATTCTGACGTGGCATATCCCCTATATGTTTCGCACGCCACCAGGGTATAACTTGTTGGTGCGTGGTCCGGCGAACTCACCCAAGGACGGAATATACCCACTTGAGGGTATGGTCGAAACGGATTGGGCCGTGGCAACTTTCACCATGAACTGGAAGCTGACTCGCCCGAACCATGCCGTTACGTTCGACGTTGACGAGCCCATGTGCATGATCGTGCCGCAACGACGTGGCGAGCTCGAAGCGTTTCGGCCTGAGATCCATGACATTGCCAGCGCGCCAGCCATCCATGCCGGTTATCGACAGTGGCTAGGCAGCCGTGAGCAATTTCTCGCGGGGCTCAAGCTGCCGACGGTACGTTCTGCCAAAGACGCCTGGCAGAAACACTACTTCCAGGGCACGTCGCCAGGTGGCGACCATGCTCCGGAGCACCAGGTTAAGCTGCAGCTGCACCCCTTTGATGATGGCAGTGGGTCGGCCTCGGCTGAGCCTGGGACCATGCCCGTGGCTAGGAGCCGACGTGCGACAGCCGCTGCTTCGGGCGCAGCCTCCGCAGGAGCAGACGCACTCAGGTCAAGGAGGGATACGATGTTGACCACGCCGTTTGAGGCAGCCGATCTGGACCTTATCAATCGTGTGCTGCAGCATTACCCGGAGGTCGTCGACCTGATTTCTACGCTCAAAATGCTGTCGAAGCAGACCGTCTACCCCATCCAGACGCCTGACGATTTCGTCGCCGCGCTTGGGGGACCGGATGCGACGATCAGCTTCCACGGGCGCTCGTTCTCCCTGGCAGCGCTTCGGTCGGCGATCCCCGCCTACTATTTTCCGATCGATTCCGAGGACGATCTGATCGCAAAACTTGCAGATGTGCAGGCGCGCGTACGCGGAGGACCACCGGTACAACCGGATCACGCCGATATTCAGTGGGGCGAGCAAGTGGACACGCCGCCCGACGTGCCGCCACCCGACGAATTGCTCCACGGCATTCCACGACAGCCGGGGGTGCCGGGAGCCGTTGGCCTGAAGAAGTCAGAGTAAGCGGCAGGACATGTTACCCATCGTGTAGGACAGGAGGTATCAGGTATGTGGATGCTAGTGACGAATGCGAGTACCGGCAACGTTATCACGAACGCCAGGTTCAACTATCAGTTTTACAACCGTGGTGACGGCTACTACTATGTGTACATCGGCTGGAACCAGTCCTTCGTGTGCAGCGCGACCGGGTATAACTCCATCTGGGGCAGCACCGATTCCTACTCAAGTATGTGGATTGCCCTATCGGTGTACACGCCGCCGCCGCCGCCGAGCAGCAGCAGCTGCTGGACCTAGGCCAGCTTAACCCGTGCAATGCTTGTCCCAGGGCGAAGGAGGTGAGTCACTGCACCGTCTTCGCTCTGTTGGTTCTCACCACGGCGAGGATCCATGCTGCTACTGCGGAGTGTTGTAGACGATCGTCACCTGCATGCTGCGATCCGTGTTGCGCTGCGCGCGCATGGCTTCGCCGTCGCTCAGGACGCCTATACGCAGACCGTCGCTGCCCAATGGGAGTGCGGCTGCTGGCTGCGCGACCAGATGTTGCCGGAGCAGTTTCCTGCGTTTGTTGACGTTGACGAGTACCGAGCGATTGCGCACCATGACCCCTACCTGTGGCAGCGACTCGCGTGGATGGCCGGGCTTGGCTACCAGCAGACGTGTGCGCTGTCCCGCGCGGCAGCCCTCTCGCCAGATCAAGGCGCTGCTGCTGCGCTCGTCGGGGCAGCGTTTAACACGGGCATCGCGGTGCTGGATTATCTCGTCGATGAATCCGAGACGGGCGTATCCCTGTTCGAGCTGCTGCCCACTGAGCTAATCCATGAGCTCTGCGCTCCCACCGGCGATGCCGCTGCCAGGCTGGCAACGACCTACGCCCAGGTGAACGATCCACGCCTCCGCGTATTGTGCGCGCTGATCGCAACCTGCGAGCGCGGATTTCGAGCGTTGTATCAACGTAGTGGCAACGATACCGCCTGGCATGACCTTGCCCAGTCGCTGGGACGCCTGTACGAATCTGAGCGCGCCGTCAGTCTCGGCGGTTTCCGCTCGGTGGAGCAGGCGCGCAGCCAGGGACCCCTGATCGAAGCGAAATCCGTGCTTCCGTCGGTGGCAATGTGGCAGCTCTCGGCGCTTGCGCTGCCGCATGCCGGTCAAGAATCTCACCACGCCTACCAGGCAAGCGTGATCCTTGGTCGGCTGTTCTGCTGGATTGACGATCTGGTCGATCTCCCGATTGATTGTCGCCGAGGCACGCCCAGCATGGCGCTCCTCCGACTTGCCGATCTGCTGGCGGCAGCGGGACGCTCATGGGCGAGTGACACCGATCTCTACGATCTGATCGACGCGGCGGCGTCGGAGGTCGTCGCGTTATTGCGCACGCTGCGCGGGCTTCCCACCGACCAGCAGGAGGCGCCACGTCTCCAGATCGACCACGATCCGGGCGCAGCGGATCGCCTGCGCGACAGTGATCCGGCACATCTCGCGACCTTCGCGGCGTGTATGGTGGCAGGATGGGTCAACTGGTTTGAGGATCAGCCCGACACGCCGACTCTTCCTCGGCAGCCGCTCCAGGGTGGGCGTCGAGGATCGACCGCGATCCGTCCTGCGACAGACCTGCTGCTTGCTCAACAACGTCTGGGCTATCCCGAAGCGATCCATAACCTTCGCTTTCCACGCGGCACGATCTCGACCGTGCGCTACGAGACGCATGCGGCGCTGCTCTTCCAGCGGGCGATTGTGCTGGATGGGTTGCTCGATGCGCAGGCCGCTGGCTACACGATTCCTGAGCAGGTGATGAGCGCCGAAGCGCTGACCATCTTGCGTGCCAAACACCGTGATGTCCGTGGCGGCTGGAGCTACATCCCTGAGGTTCCCGAGCTGCCGCCGGACGCCGACGATCTCGGCATGGTGCTTCAGGTGCTTGTGCGGATCGGTGG harbors:
- a CDS encoding methyltransferase domain-containing protein; translated protein: MLATGQHNSTADGDARCIPAPTPETQAFLDEREQAVDLQWLQLERGMRVLDLGCGTGGITRQIARAVQPARVLGIDASPAQLGFAVRHAIADGVANVDFVCDDACHPQLPPESFDVVVCHTLLMYLDTPAAALARQRQLVVPGGMVAALSEGDWGTVAIYPPSEHLQQCIDVLCNHIRRSGGDPEIGRKLPRLFRAAGFQHVEVAEAAPHATVLSGRDLAHGTWLAPLLGVLTAAARHGLIAPDAIDEVTAGVTQWCQQPDSLVILPCTVKARAWR
- a CDS encoding ParB/RepB/Spo0J family partition protein, whose translation is MSSGNKRRFFNRDAAPVVATDDDFDAVFGPMTERTTSAPQEIPIERIRTNPFQARMKFKDIDELADSMRTHGFTSRLRVRRDPAQPQFFQLVYGERRLRAAHVAGIKVIPCDVADYSDQQMREIGLTENLQRSDLEPLEEARAFRVAIDAGGYSIRTLAAQIGKSKGYVQSRLDLLRAPDDVQQMVDTHPETFTAALLIGQLPTAEQRRPLIESVIKGDLDKESVRGIVRDVAATGVVPRRAQPPRQDAGEARWDDPAAMPVSERQVQGQAAGHDRRGRAVGEQKRLTRHSERAFERATHMLRAMTTHLHDALPALQAAERAALLDFIVQQHFQELEVIINQLRSSTDE
- a CDS encoding ParA family protein codes for the protein MDDELLTIKDAALRFGVKYDRLRRAAYDGRLITTDNLVTPAEVERFLREGRPRLIVGPTREGNPMGKIIAIALVKGGVAKSTTTLNLAAALSERGLRVLMLDTDHQCSLTFALGVRPKSTDDNLYAVIHRYITDYEAALDDAIVRTTIGADLVPASIRLSTMEDELLHATQRELVLKSLLAPVAPRYDVVLIDTPPANNHLVRAALVAAHQVILPMEADSVSLESLALTLANIRRMRRPGLNPNLRIAGVLLTRVQAQTNFHREVLDVLQSDFGDQARLFTTQIKNSVRIRESLAAHQSILTYEPKGPGATAYRALAEEVLHELGE
- a CDS encoding MTH865 family protein → MMPRNKFKVDDVIDTAKNVSKKVQYPINSFDDIVKALGGDNSTIDFEGQGHKIGHVRKLIPSDYFPIESEEDLIAKIAHLRGQGGDADTDDVKYTDPVASPPDNAGNPNIPQNEIPKGRGVPAVKGWKTK
- a CDS encoding DUF6065 family protein, with the translated sequence MSAYEDQADQPSEQRAVTERSAPDRQASTLMAYRLTPTDSMRLAPATAARAWMDNTADRFAHRCLPLRIANQHGWVILNSHAVRVTWTGDDHISGVRVEYLSGAAPYPIASHFGHGILTWHIPYMFRTPPGYNLLVRGPANSPKDGIYPLEGMVETDWAVATFTMNWKLTRPNHAVTFDVDEPMCMIVPQRRGELEAFRPEIHDIASAPAIHAGYRQWLGSREQFLAGLKLPTVRSAKDAWQKHYFQGTSPGGDHAPEHQVKLQLHPFDDGSGSASAEPGTMPVARSRRATAAASGAASAGADALRSRRDTMLTTPFEAADLDLINRVLQHYPEVVDLISTLKMLSKQTVYPIQTPDDFVAALGGPDATISFHGRSFSLAALRSAIPAYYFPIDSEDDLIAKLADVQARVRGGPPVQPDHADIQWGEQVDTPPDVPPPDELLHGIPRQPGVPGAVGLKKSE